In the genome of Xanthomonas translucens pv. cerealis, one region contains:
- a CDS encoding YiiD C-terminal domain-containing protein: protein MAADLPFDAFLQQLQRQFDAMPPVAALQVALQGYAEQRLHVVAPLAANLNDKGNAFGGSLGSVMTLAGWALVNCELHRAGLQADVYVADTQVRYLAPLYADLHAQAGADAEADWNAFVRTFRQRGRARIGIQAQVGPAAAAAAATLSGRFVAIARG from the coding sequence ATGGCAGCGGATCTTCCTTTCGATGCGTTCCTGCAGCAGTTGCAGCGGCAGTTCGACGCGATGCCGCCGGTGGCGGCGCTGCAGGTCGCGCTGCAAGGCTATGCCGAACAGCGCTTGCATGTGGTCGCGCCGCTGGCGGCCAATCTCAACGACAAGGGCAATGCCTTCGGCGGCAGCCTCGGCTCGGTGATGACACTGGCCGGCTGGGCGCTGGTCAATTGCGAACTGCACCGTGCCGGCCTGCAGGCCGACGTTTACGTCGCCGACACCCAGGTGCGCTACCTGGCGCCCCTGTACGCCGACCTGCATGCGCAGGCCGGCGCCGACGCGGAAGCCGACTGGAACGCGTTCGTGCGCACCTTCCGCCAGCGCGGCCGTGCCCGGATCGGCATTCAGGCCCAGGTCGGGCCGGCCGCCGCCGCCGCCGCCGCGACGCTGAGCGGCCGCTTCGTCGCCATCGCGAGAGGGTAG
- a CDS encoding uroporphyrinogen-III synthase codes for MSAHATAAAAAWTLISLRPQGEHAPLRRAAARVGARLLAVSPWRLQACDDAATRTALALALAAPRVIFSSPAAVHAAAALQPLAAAPGQCWLAVGTGTARALQRHGIAEVAVPERMDSDGLLALPQLAARDGAVGLVTAPGGRGLIAAQLQARGTPLQRADVYRRVPLPLSAARIARLRAAAPGVLALSSGEALRLVLDQLPEDLRAAWRARPLVAASARLAAQAADLGFVNIARAAGPLPQQLAAAAAAIVTRSPLR; via the coding sequence ATGAGCGCACATGCAACCGCTGCCGCCGCGGCCTGGACCCTGATCTCGCTGCGCCCGCAGGGCGAGCACGCGCCGCTGCGGCGCGCGGCGGCGCGGGTCGGCGCGCGGCTGCTGGCGGTCTCGCCCTGGCGCCTGCAGGCCTGCGACGACGCCGCCACGCGCACCGCGCTGGCGCTGGCGCTGGCCGCGCCGCGGGTGATCTTCAGCAGTCCGGCGGCGGTGCACGCGGCCGCGGCGCTGCAACCGCTGGCCGCAGCGCCCGGGCAATGCTGGCTGGCGGTGGGCACCGGCACCGCGCGCGCGCTGCAACGCCATGGCATCGCCGAGGTCGCGGTACCGGAACGGATGGACAGCGATGGGCTGCTGGCCTTGCCGCAGTTGGCCGCCAGAGATGGCGCCGTCGGCCTGGTCACCGCGCCCGGCGGGCGTGGCCTGATCGCCGCGCAGCTGCAGGCGCGCGGCACGCCACTGCAGCGCGCCGATGTCTACCGCCGGGTGCCGTTGCCGCTGTCCGCGGCGCGCATCGCCCGGCTGCGCGCCGCGGCGCCGGGCGTGCTGGCGCTGAGCAGCGGCGAGGCGCTGCGGCTGGTGCTGGACCAGCTGCCCGAGGACCTGCGCGCGGCCTGGCGCGCGCGGCCGCTGGTCGCCGCCAGCGCGCGGCTGGCCGCGCAGGCCGCCGATCTCGGCTTCGTCAACATCGCCCGTGCCGCCGGTCCGCTGCCACAGCAACTGGCCGCCGCCGCCGCGGCGATCGTAACGCGCTCGCCACTTCGCTGA
- a CDS encoding uroporphyrinogen-III C-methyltransferase, whose translation MTEISSTPRRSTRWIWLLLLLAMLAALALAGWRGWEWWQARNARALAEQSETQLQLQALQQNLETLRRDQRATVQRVQDAASTNRVLRDEMLGLSQRSALLEDNVAKLADSNRHGAQALRLDEVELLLSQGRQRLDVAGDAQGARRAYALASGVLEGVDDPRYLNLRQVLLQERTALDALGEGPQARLSAQLDAFAASLEALPTQLPEPTQLPLWQRLLSPLVKIRPAQGGVLVARSERVAARDALQLELSLARAALERGDARGYRGALTRAGTWLQRLWPDSAPLRERRATLQTLRNAALRPAVPELGTTLQQLRHMRDARSQP comes from the coding sequence ATGACCGAAATCTCGTCCACGCCTCGCCGTTCCACGCGCTGGATCTGGCTGCTGCTGTTGCTGGCCATGCTGGCGGCGCTCGCGCTGGCCGGCTGGCGCGGCTGGGAGTGGTGGCAGGCGCGCAATGCGCGCGCGCTGGCCGAACAATCCGAGACCCAGCTGCAGTTGCAGGCCCTGCAACAGAATCTGGAAACGCTGCGCCGCGACCAGCGCGCCACCGTGCAGCGGGTGCAGGACGCGGCCAGCACCAACCGCGTGCTGCGCGACGAGATGCTCGGCCTGAGCCAGCGCAGCGCGCTGCTCGAAGACAACGTCGCCAAGCTCGCCGACTCCAACCGCCACGGCGCGCAGGCGCTGCGCCTGGACGAGGTGGAGCTACTGTTGAGCCAGGGTCGGCAGCGTCTGGACGTGGCCGGCGATGCGCAGGGCGCCCGCCGCGCCTATGCGCTGGCCAGCGGCGTGCTGGAAGGCGTGGACGATCCGCGCTATCTCAACCTGCGCCAGGTGCTGCTGCAGGAACGTACCGCGCTGGACGCGCTCGGCGAGGGGCCGCAGGCGCGGCTGTCGGCGCAGCTGGACGCCTTCGCCGCCAGCCTGGAGGCATTGCCCACGCAACTGCCCGAGCCTACGCAACTGCCGCTGTGGCAACGGCTGCTGTCGCCGCTGGTCAAGATCCGCCCCGCCCAGGGCGGCGTGCTGGTCGCGCGTTCGGAGCGGGTCGCCGCGCGCGACGCGCTGCAACTGGAGCTAAGCCTGGCGCGCGCCGCGCTGGAACGTGGCGACGCGCGCGGCTACCGCGGCGCGCTGACCCGTGCCGGCACCTGGCTGCAACGCCTGTGGCCGGATTCGGCGCCGCTGCGCGAACGCCGCGCCACGCTGCAAACCCTGCGCAACGCCGCCCTGCGCCCAGCCGTCCCCGAGCTGGGCACCACCCTGCAGCAGTTGCGCCACATGCGCGACGCAAGGAGCCAACCATGA
- a CDS encoding heme biosynthesis HemY N-terminal domain-containing protein, translating into MKSLRSLIVLLVVIALGVIGAQWLAQDKLGNLGEVIVRAGGNDYISPLPQAVLLLVIAFLVLLLLWNLLSFPFRAWGRHRRKQSRARLIEGLTALHNGQWARAEKQLNAAAEDPEVSAIALVAAVRVADARADAEAANRYLQRLGERDAGAHALLQGERLLAQQRPVDAINALDVAAAQPLPPRGLLLRTEALTSIGRAGEAYGQLGAIRQQQALPLEAVGLLESRLAAAALQQADDANALAERWESLPKSLRSEPAVVEAYAVRAAALHWDDAALRSVEQALDTRWDEGLAALYGRLPVEKYDSRRASAQRWLQSHPDSPGLLLTLARLAHQQQQWPQSEEFLHRALALGAGTEAWEAFGDGYAEAGDPVLAHRCYANALRVQRGELAQPLPAASAPVVPIDPDPGSAERRDEHGFPRPLE; encoded by the coding sequence ATGAAATCCCTCCGTTCCCTGATCGTGTTGCTGGTGGTGATCGCCCTGGGCGTGATCGGCGCGCAGTGGCTGGCGCAGGACAAGCTGGGCAACCTGGGCGAAGTGATCGTGCGCGCCGGCGGCAACGATTACATCTCGCCGCTGCCGCAGGCGGTGCTGCTGCTGGTGATCGCCTTCCTGGTGCTGTTGCTGCTGTGGAACCTGCTCAGCTTCCCGTTCCGCGCCTGGGGCCGGCATCGCCGCAAGCAGTCGCGCGCGCGCCTGATCGAAGGCCTGACCGCATTGCACAACGGCCAGTGGGCGCGCGCCGAGAAACAGCTCAATGCCGCTGCGGAAGATCCCGAAGTCAGCGCCATCGCCCTGGTCGCAGCAGTGCGCGTGGCCGATGCGCGCGCCGACGCGGAGGCGGCCAATCGCTATCTGCAGCGCCTGGGCGAACGCGACGCCGGCGCGCACGCGCTGCTGCAGGGCGAACGTCTGCTGGCCCAGCAACGTCCGGTCGATGCGATCAATGCGCTGGACGTTGCCGCGGCGCAGCCGTTGCCGCCGCGCGGGTTGCTGCTGCGCACCGAGGCGCTGACCAGCATCGGCCGTGCCGGCGAGGCCTACGGCCAGCTCGGGGCGATCCGCCAGCAGCAGGCCTTGCCGCTGGAGGCGGTCGGCCTGCTGGAATCGCGCCTGGCCGCCGCGGCGCTGCAACAGGCGGACGATGCCAACGCGCTGGCCGAACGCTGGGAAAGCCTGCCCAAGTCGCTGCGCAGCGAACCGGCCGTGGTCGAGGCCTACGCGGTCCGCGCCGCCGCCCTGCACTGGGACGACGCGGCGCTGCGCAGCGTGGAACAGGCGCTGGACACGCGTTGGGACGAAGGCCTGGCAGCGCTGTACGGCCGCCTGCCGGTGGAAAAATACGATTCGCGCCGCGCCAGCGCGCAGCGCTGGCTGCAGAGCCATCCGGACAGCCCCGGGCTGCTGCTGACCCTGGCGCGCCTGGCGCATCAGCAACAGCAGTGGCCGCAGTCGGAGGAGTTCCTGCACCGCGCGTTGGCGCTGGGCGCCGGCACCGAGGCCTGGGAGGCGTTCGGCGATGGCTATGCCGAGGCCGGCGACCCGGTTCTGGCGCACCGCTGCTACGCCAACGCGCTGCGCGTGCAACGCGGCGAACTGGCCCAGCCGCTGCCGGCGGCCAGCGCGCCGGTGGTGCCGATCGATCCGGATCCGGGCAGCGCCGAGCGCCGCGACGAGCACGGTTTCCCACGCCCGCTGGAATGA
- a CDS encoding acetyl-CoA C-acetyltransferase → MPVARPVAILGGVRIPFCRQNTAYADVGNLGMSVRTLGALVERYGLHGQQLGEVAMGAVIKHSSDWNLGREAALSSGLSPLTPGITLQRACGTSLDSIITVANKIALGQIESGIGGGSDTTSEVPIVYGKKLRARLLAANRAKTTGDKIRALTRSFKFAELKPEFPGVAEPRTGKSMGDHCEDMAKQWNIARDSQDAWAVSSHHKLAAAYERGFFADLIAPFRGVERDNILRADTSLEKLATLKPAFDKVSGRGTLTAANSTPLTDGAAAVLLASEQWAQAHGHVPMAYLRDAQVAAVDFVHGEGLLMAPTIAVPDMLKRHGLSLQDFDIYEIHEAFAAQVLCTLRAWESEDYCRARLGLEAPLGQIDPAKINPLGSSLATGHPFAATGARIVATVAKQLVERGGGRALISICTAGGMGVVAIVER, encoded by the coding sequence ATGCCAGTAGCCCGCCCCGTCGCCATTCTCGGCGGCGTTCGCATTCCGTTTTGCCGGCAGAACACGGCGTATGCGGATGTCGGGAACCTCGGCATGTCGGTGCGCACGCTGGGCGCTCTGGTCGAGCGCTACGGCCTGCACGGCCAGCAGCTGGGCGAGGTGGCGATGGGGGCGGTGATCAAGCACTCCAGCGACTGGAACCTGGGCCGCGAGGCCGCGCTGTCGTCGGGGCTGTCGCCGTTGACCCCGGGCATCACCCTGCAGCGGGCCTGCGGCACCAGCCTGGACAGCATCATCACCGTGGCCAACAAGATCGCGCTGGGGCAGATCGAATCGGGCATCGGCGGCGGTTCGGACACCACCTCGGAAGTGCCGATCGTGTATGGCAAGAAGCTGCGCGCGCGGCTGCTGGCCGCCAACCGCGCCAAGACCACCGGCGACAAGATCCGCGCGCTGACCCGCAGCTTCAAGTTCGCCGAACTCAAGCCGGAGTTTCCCGGCGTGGCCGAGCCGCGCACCGGCAAGAGCATGGGCGACCACTGCGAGGACATGGCCAAGCAGTGGAACATCGCGCGCGATTCGCAGGACGCCTGGGCGGTGTCCTCGCACCACAAGCTGGCCGCCGCCTACGAGCGCGGCTTCTTCGCCGACCTGATCGCGCCGTTCCGCGGCGTGGAGCGCGACAACATCCTGCGCGCCGACACTTCGCTGGAGAAGCTGGCTACGCTGAAGCCGGCGTTCGACAAGGTCAGCGGCCGCGGCACCCTGACTGCCGCCAATTCCACCCCGCTGACCGACGGTGCCGCGGCGGTGCTGCTGGCCTCGGAGCAATGGGCGCAGGCGCACGGCCATGTGCCGATGGCCTACCTGCGCGACGCCCAGGTCGCCGCGGTGGACTTCGTGCACGGCGAAGGCCTGCTGATGGCGCCGACCATCGCCGTGCCGGACATGCTCAAGCGCCACGGCCTGAGCCTGCAGGACTTCGACATCTACGAGATCCACGAGGCCTTCGCCGCGCAAGTGCTGTGCACGCTGCGCGCCTGGGAGAGCGAGGACTACTGCCGCGCCCGGCTGGGCCTGGAGGCGCCGCTGGGGCAGATCGACCCGGCCAAGATCAATCCGTTGGGGTCCTCGCTGGCCACCGGCCATCCGTTCGCCGCGACCGGCGCGCGCATCGTCGCCACGGTGGCCAAGCAGCTGGTCGAACGCGGCGGCGGGCGTGCGCTGATCTCGATCTGCACCGCCGGCGGCATGGGCGTGGTGGCGATCGTCGAGCGCTGA
- the zwf gene encoding glucose-6-phosphate dehydrogenase: protein MSDATQTTPPCLIVVFGARGDLTRRLVLPALYNLRRSGALPEQFAVIGVDHGDISENSWRRMLGNALHGLMADRDAEFKADGLDEDVWTWLRTRLHYLRGDFADAATYRALGEVIEKYGAQYQTCGNVLFYLATAARFFAPAIEQLGAAGLVKQRAGGGWRRVIVEKPFGHDLRSAKELNAIVGRVLDEDQVFRIDHFLGKETVQNILAFRFANGLFEPVWNRDRIDHVQITAAETIGVEGRGGFYDPTGCLRDMVPNHLFQLLAMIAMEPPAAFTPASMLRRRAEVIEAVRPLAASDVVRGQYAAGAIGRNAVPGYREEDTVPADSNTETYVAMKLQVDTWRWAGVPFYLRTGKRLRERTTEIAIRFKPAPLAPLRSAEIGGYGPDWLVLHIQPDEGISLQFDVKRPGARVSLAPVRMDFRYRDWFPKEYSVGYERLLQDCMHGEAGLFQDATMVEAAWRIVQPILDAWQASADEVAQYPAGSAGPAAADALLALNGGHSWRTLTAGRRPPPRRPAEGSADAKPAAPAKRSAAAKPAVSKARPAASKAKAAAAGKSSQAALPSKAVASAKKAAGKKAAAPRKAATSSSAKASKPVAKKSPATATRRAGAKR, encoded by the coding sequence ATGAGCGATGCGACGCAAACCACCCCACCCTGCCTGATCGTGGTCTTCGGCGCACGCGGCGACCTGACCCGGCGCCTGGTGCTGCCGGCGCTGTACAACCTGCGCCGCAGCGGCGCGTTGCCCGAACAGTTCGCGGTGATCGGCGTTGACCACGGCGACATCAGCGAGAACAGCTGGCGGCGCATGCTCGGCAACGCACTGCACGGGCTGATGGCCGACCGCGACGCCGAGTTCAAGGCCGACGGCCTGGACGAAGACGTGTGGACCTGGCTGCGCACGCGCCTGCACTACCTGCGCGGCGATTTCGCCGATGCGGCGACCTATCGCGCGCTGGGCGAGGTGATCGAAAAATACGGCGCGCAGTACCAGACCTGCGGCAACGTGCTGTTCTACCTGGCCACCGCGGCGCGCTTCTTCGCCCCGGCGATCGAGCAGCTGGGCGCGGCCGGACTGGTCAAGCAACGTGCCGGCGGCGGCTGGCGCCGGGTGATCGTGGAGAAGCCGTTCGGTCACGACCTGCGCAGCGCCAAGGAGCTCAACGCCATCGTCGGCCGCGTGCTCGACGAGGACCAGGTGTTCCGCATCGACCACTTCCTGGGCAAGGAAACGGTGCAGAACATCCTCGCCTTCCGTTTCGCCAATGGCCTGTTCGAGCCGGTGTGGAACCGCGACCGCATCGACCACGTGCAGATCACCGCCGCCGAGACCATCGGCGTGGAAGGGCGCGGCGGGTTCTACGATCCCACCGGTTGCCTGCGCGACATGGTGCCCAACCACCTGTTCCAGTTGCTGGCGATGATCGCGATGGAACCGCCGGCGGCGTTCACTCCGGCCTCGATGCTGCGCCGGCGCGCCGAGGTGATCGAGGCGGTGCGGCCGCTGGCCGCGTCCGATGTGGTGCGCGGCCAGTACGCGGCCGGCGCGATCGGGCGCAACGCGGTGCCCGGCTACCGCGAGGAAGACACGGTGCCGGCCGATTCCAACACCGAGACCTATGTGGCGATGAAGCTGCAGGTGGATACCTGGCGCTGGGCCGGCGTGCCGTTCTACTTGCGCACCGGCAAGCGCCTGCGCGAGCGCACCACCGAGATCGCGATCCGCTTCAAGCCGGCGCCGCTGGCGCCGCTGCGCAGCGCCGAGATCGGCGGCTACGGTCCCGACTGGCTGGTGCTGCACATCCAGCCCGACGAAGGCATCTCGCTGCAGTTCGACGTCAAGCGCCCGGGCGCGCGGGTCAGCCTGGCGCCGGTTCGCATGGACTTCCGCTACCGCGACTGGTTCCCGAAGGAATACTCGGTCGGCTACGAGCGCTTGCTGCAGGACTGCATGCATGGCGAGGCCGGTCTGTTCCAGGACGCGACGATGGTCGAAGCCGCCTGGCGCATCGTGCAGCCGATCCTGGATGCCTGGCAGGCCTCGGCCGACGAAGTGGCGCAATACCCGGCCGGCAGCGCCGGCCCGGCCGCCGCAGACGCACTGCTCGCGCTCAACGGCGGCCACAGCTGGCGCACTCTGACCGCCGGCCGCCGCCCGCCGCCGCGGCGCCCAGCGGAAGGCAGTGCCGACGCCAAGCCCGCCGCGCCGGCGAAGCGTTCGGCGGCGGCCAAGCCTGCCGTGTCCAAGGCCAGGCCTGCCGCTTCCAAGGCCAAGGCGGCCGCCGCCGGCAAGTCCAGCCAGGCCGCTTTGCCGAGCAAAGCGGTCGCATCGGCGAAGAAGGCAGCGGGCAAGAAGGCGGCCGCACCCAGGAAGGCAGCCACGTCGAGTTCCGCGAAAGCGAGCAAGCCGGTGGCGAAGAAGTCGCCGGCGACCGCGACCAGGCGCGCCGGGGCGAAGCGCTGA